One segment of Brassica napus cultivar Da-Ae chromosome C3, Da-Ae, whole genome shotgun sequence DNA contains the following:
- the LOC106427748 gene encoding acetyl-coenzyme A carboxylase carboxyl transferase subunit alpha, chloroplastic-like isoform X2, with amino-acid sequence MNHAFQRMASMSHSSIALCGASASASASDHLRSSTNGVSLRTLGRAMVASTKRNNLYVTARLKKGKKFDHPWPSNPDPNVKGGVLSYLSTFKPLGDTQKPVTLDFEKPLVELEKKIVDVRKMAAETGLDFTDQIITLETKYRQALKDLYTHLTPIQRVNIARHPNRPTFLDHIHNITDKFMELHGDRAGYDDPAIVTGIGTIDGKRYMFIGHQKGRNTKENIMRNFGMPTPHGYRKALRMMYYADHHGFPIVTFIDTPGAYADLKSEELGQGEAIANNLRTMFGLKVPILSIVIGEGGSGGALAIGCANKMLMLENAVFYVASPEACAAILWNSSKAAPEAAEKLRITSRELVKLNVADGIIPEPLGGAHADPSWTSQQIKIAINENMNEFGKMSGEELLKHRMAKYRKIGVFIENAPVEPEIKVNMKRRDAVVSNSRKLEGEVEKLKEQILKAKETSSSEDQPSSEVLNEMIKKLKSEIDDEYTEAARAMGLEERLTAMRGEFSKASEEEHLVHPILIEKIEKLKEEFNTRLSEAPNYESLKSKLDMLRDFSRAKAASEAASVKNEINKRFQEAVDRPEVREKVEAIKAEVASSGASSFEELSDELKEKVLKTKGEVEAEMAGVLKSMGLELEAVKPNVAEQIFVPSENIQEKVEKLNREISEKIEEVVRAPEIKSMVELLKVENAKASQTPGDTKVSQKIETLEQQIKQKIADALSMSGLQEKQEELEKELAVAREVAAVKSEESLKEDDDDDDGSESEKPEIINPSFA; translated from the exons ATGAATCACGCTTTTCAAA GAATGGCTTCAATGTCTCATTCATCCATAGCATTGTGTGGAgcttctgcttctgcttctgctTCGGACCACCTGCGTAGTTCGACCAATGGTGTCTCACTGAGAACCCTTGGGAGAGCAATGGTTGCATCCACCAAAAGAAACAACCTGTACGTGACAGCTCGCCTCAAGAAAGGCAAAAAGTTCGATCACCCCTGGCCTTCCAACCCCGACCCGAACGTCAAAGGAGGAGTCTTGTCTTACCTCTCCACTTTCAAACCCTTGGGGGACACTCAAAAGCCCGTCACTCTTGATTTCGAGAAGCCACTCGTTGAGCTCGAGAAGAAGATTGTCGAT GTGAGGAAGATGGCGGCTGAAACTGGTTTGGACTTCACTGATCAGATCATCACTTTGGAAACCAAGTATAGACAGGCGCTGAAGGATCTTTACACGCATCTCACACCGATACAGCGCGTGAACATTGCACGACATCCCAACCGTCCTACTTTCCTTGATCATATACATAACATCACTGACAAG tttATGGAGCTTCATGGAGACCGGGCGGGGTATGATGATCCAGCCATTGTGACTGGTATTGGAACCATAGATGGGAAACGTTACATGTTCATTGGTCACCAGAAAGGAAGAAACACCAAAGAGAATATAATGCGTAACTTTGGGATGCCTACTCCTCATGG TTACAGGAAGGCGTTACGGATGATGTATTACGCAGACCATCATGGTTTCCCCATTGTGACGTTCATCGACACTCCTGGAGCCTATGCAGATCTTAAATCTGAGGAACTCGGACAG GGTGAAGCGATTGCCAACAATCTGAGGACAATGTTCGGCTTGAAAGTGCCGATTCTTTCTATTGTCATTGGAGAAGGTGGTTCTGGAGGTGCCTTGGCTATTGGCTGTGCTAATAAAATGCTGATGCTTGAAAACGCTGTTTTCTACGTTGCCAG TCCAGAGGCATGTGCAGCGATCTTGTGGAATAGTTCCAAGGCTGCTCCTGAG GCTGCTGAAAAGCTTAGAATTACCTCCAGGGAGTTGGTTAAGCTTAATGTAGCCGATGGAATCATACCT GAACCTCTTGGTGGTGCTCATGCTGATCCTTCATGGACGTCGCAGCAGATAAAGATTGCTATCAATGAAAACATGAAT gagtTTGGAAAAATGAGTGGGGAGGAGCTGCTGAAGCACAGGATGGCTAAGTACAGAAAGATTGGAGTGTTCATTGAGAATGCACCAGTAGAGCCAGAGATTAAAGTCAACATGAAGAGGAGAGATGCTGTGGTCTCCAATAGCCGGAAGCTGGAGGGCGAGGTCGAGAAGCTAAAGGAGCAGATACTGAAAGCGAAGGAGACCTCTTCTTCAGAGGACCAGCCTTCAAGTGAAGTTCTTAACGAGATGATTAAGAAACTTAAATCAGAGATCGATGATGAGTACACTGAAGCTGCAAGAGCAATGGGTTTGGAGGAGAGACTAACAGCAATGCGCGGAGAGTTCTCAAAGGCCAGTGAAGAGGAGCATCTTGTCCACCCTATTCTGATTGAGAAGATTGAGAAGCTTAAAGAAGAGTTCAACACACGTTTGAGTGAAGCACCTAACTACGAGAGCCTCAAATCTAAGCTGGACATGTTGAGAGACTTTTCAAGAGCCAAGGCAGCTTCAGAAGCTGCTTCAGTGAAGAATGAGATCAATAAGCGGTTTCAAGAAGCTGTGGACCGTCCTGAAGTTAGAGAGAAGGTTGAGGCGATCAAAGCCGAGGTGGCAAGCTCAGGAGCATCATCTTTTGAAGAGCTGAGTGATGAGCTAAAGGAAAAAGTTTTGAAGACGAAAGGGGAGGTGGAAGCTGAGATGGCTGGTGTGTTGAAGTCAATGGGCCTAGAGCTTGAGGCTGTGAAACCGAATGTGGCTGAGCAGATCTTTGTTCCGAGCGAAAACATTCAAGAGAAAGTTGAAAAGCTGAACCGAGAGATCAGTGAGAAGATTGAGGAGGTGGTGAGGGCACCAGAGATCAAGAGCATGGTTGAGTTGCTGAAAGTGGAGAACGCAAAGGCGAGTCAGACGCCAGGTGATACTAAAGTGAGTCAGAAGATAGAGACTCTTGAGCAGCAGATCAAGCAGAAGATTGCAGATGCTTTGAGCATGTCAGGACTGCAGGAAAAGCAAGAGGAGCTTGAGAAGGAGCTCGCGGTTGCACGTGAAGTAGCTGCAGTGAAATCAGAGGAGAGCTTgaaggaagatgatgatgatgatgatggttcaGAGTCGGAGAAACCAGAGATCATTAACCCCAGCTTCGCCtga
- the LOC106427748 gene encoding acetyl-coenzyme A carboxylase carboxyl transferase subunit alpha, chloroplastic-like isoform X1: protein MNHAFQSKGMASMSHSSIALCGASASASASDHLRSSTNGVSLRTLGRAMVASTKRNNLYVTARLKKGKKFDHPWPSNPDPNVKGGVLSYLSTFKPLGDTQKPVTLDFEKPLVELEKKIVDVRKMAAETGLDFTDQIITLETKYRQALKDLYTHLTPIQRVNIARHPNRPTFLDHIHNITDKFMELHGDRAGYDDPAIVTGIGTIDGKRYMFIGHQKGRNTKENIMRNFGMPTPHGYRKALRMMYYADHHGFPIVTFIDTPGAYADLKSEELGQGEAIANNLRTMFGLKVPILSIVIGEGGSGGALAIGCANKMLMLENAVFYVASPEACAAILWNSSKAAPEAAEKLRITSRELVKLNVADGIIPEPLGGAHADPSWTSQQIKIAINENMNEFGKMSGEELLKHRMAKYRKIGVFIENAPVEPEIKVNMKRRDAVVSNSRKLEGEVEKLKEQILKAKETSSSEDQPSSEVLNEMIKKLKSEIDDEYTEAARAMGLEERLTAMRGEFSKASEEEHLVHPILIEKIEKLKEEFNTRLSEAPNYESLKSKLDMLRDFSRAKAASEAASVKNEINKRFQEAVDRPEVREKVEAIKAEVASSGASSFEELSDELKEKVLKTKGEVEAEMAGVLKSMGLELEAVKPNVAEQIFVPSENIQEKVEKLNREISEKIEEVVRAPEIKSMVELLKVENAKASQTPGDTKVSQKIETLEQQIKQKIADALSMSGLQEKQEELEKELAVAREVAAVKSEESLKEDDDDDDGSESEKPEIINPSFA from the exons ATGAATCACGCTTTTCAAA gtAAAGGAATGGCTTCAATGTCTCATTCATCCATAGCATTGTGTGGAgcttctgcttctgcttctgctTCGGACCACCTGCGTAGTTCGACCAATGGTGTCTCACTGAGAACCCTTGGGAGAGCAATGGTTGCATCCACCAAAAGAAACAACCTGTACGTGACAGCTCGCCTCAAGAAAGGCAAAAAGTTCGATCACCCCTGGCCTTCCAACCCCGACCCGAACGTCAAAGGAGGAGTCTTGTCTTACCTCTCCACTTTCAAACCCTTGGGGGACACTCAAAAGCCCGTCACTCTTGATTTCGAGAAGCCACTCGTTGAGCTCGAGAAGAAGATTGTCGAT GTGAGGAAGATGGCGGCTGAAACTGGTTTGGACTTCACTGATCAGATCATCACTTTGGAAACCAAGTATAGACAGGCGCTGAAGGATCTTTACACGCATCTCACACCGATACAGCGCGTGAACATTGCACGACATCCCAACCGTCCTACTTTCCTTGATCATATACATAACATCACTGACAAG tttATGGAGCTTCATGGAGACCGGGCGGGGTATGATGATCCAGCCATTGTGACTGGTATTGGAACCATAGATGGGAAACGTTACATGTTCATTGGTCACCAGAAAGGAAGAAACACCAAAGAGAATATAATGCGTAACTTTGGGATGCCTACTCCTCATGG TTACAGGAAGGCGTTACGGATGATGTATTACGCAGACCATCATGGTTTCCCCATTGTGACGTTCATCGACACTCCTGGAGCCTATGCAGATCTTAAATCTGAGGAACTCGGACAG GGTGAAGCGATTGCCAACAATCTGAGGACAATGTTCGGCTTGAAAGTGCCGATTCTTTCTATTGTCATTGGAGAAGGTGGTTCTGGAGGTGCCTTGGCTATTGGCTGTGCTAATAAAATGCTGATGCTTGAAAACGCTGTTTTCTACGTTGCCAG TCCAGAGGCATGTGCAGCGATCTTGTGGAATAGTTCCAAGGCTGCTCCTGAG GCTGCTGAAAAGCTTAGAATTACCTCCAGGGAGTTGGTTAAGCTTAATGTAGCCGATGGAATCATACCT GAACCTCTTGGTGGTGCTCATGCTGATCCTTCATGGACGTCGCAGCAGATAAAGATTGCTATCAATGAAAACATGAAT gagtTTGGAAAAATGAGTGGGGAGGAGCTGCTGAAGCACAGGATGGCTAAGTACAGAAAGATTGGAGTGTTCATTGAGAATGCACCAGTAGAGCCAGAGATTAAAGTCAACATGAAGAGGAGAGATGCTGTGGTCTCCAATAGCCGGAAGCTGGAGGGCGAGGTCGAGAAGCTAAAGGAGCAGATACTGAAAGCGAAGGAGACCTCTTCTTCAGAGGACCAGCCTTCAAGTGAAGTTCTTAACGAGATGATTAAGAAACTTAAATCAGAGATCGATGATGAGTACACTGAAGCTGCAAGAGCAATGGGTTTGGAGGAGAGACTAACAGCAATGCGCGGAGAGTTCTCAAAGGCCAGTGAAGAGGAGCATCTTGTCCACCCTATTCTGATTGAGAAGATTGAGAAGCTTAAAGAAGAGTTCAACACACGTTTGAGTGAAGCACCTAACTACGAGAGCCTCAAATCTAAGCTGGACATGTTGAGAGACTTTTCAAGAGCCAAGGCAGCTTCAGAAGCTGCTTCAGTGAAGAATGAGATCAATAAGCGGTTTCAAGAAGCTGTGGACCGTCCTGAAGTTAGAGAGAAGGTTGAGGCGATCAAAGCCGAGGTGGCAAGCTCAGGAGCATCATCTTTTGAAGAGCTGAGTGATGAGCTAAAGGAAAAAGTTTTGAAGACGAAAGGGGAGGTGGAAGCTGAGATGGCTGGTGTGTTGAAGTCAATGGGCCTAGAGCTTGAGGCTGTGAAACCGAATGTGGCTGAGCAGATCTTTGTTCCGAGCGAAAACATTCAAGAGAAAGTTGAAAAGCTGAACCGAGAGATCAGTGAGAAGATTGAGGAGGTGGTGAGGGCACCAGAGATCAAGAGCATGGTTGAGTTGCTGAAAGTGGAGAACGCAAAGGCGAGTCAGACGCCAGGTGATACTAAAGTGAGTCAGAAGATAGAGACTCTTGAGCAGCAGATCAAGCAGAAGATTGCAGATGCTTTGAGCATGTCAGGACTGCAGGAAAAGCAAGAGGAGCTTGAGAAGGAGCTCGCGGTTGCACGTGAAGTAGCTGCAGTGAAATCAGAGGAGAGCTTgaaggaagatgatgatgatgatgatggttcaGAGTCGGAGAAACCAGAGATCATTAACCCCAGCTTCGCCtga
- the LOC106427748 gene encoding acetyl-coenzyme A carboxylase carboxyl transferase subunit alpha, chloroplastic-like (The RefSeq protein has 7 substitutions compared to this genomic sequence): MASMSHSSIALCGASASASASDHLRSSTNGVSLRTLGRAMVASTKRNNLYVTARLKKGKKFDHPWASNPDPNVKGGVLSYLSTFKPLGDTQKPVTLDFEKPLVELEKKIVDVRKMAAETGLDFTDQIITLGTKYRQALKDLYTDLTPIQRVNIARHPNRPTFLDHIHNITDKFMELHGDRAGYDDPAIVTGIGTIDGKRYMFIGHQKGRNTKENIMRNFGMPTPHGYRKALRMMYYADHHGFPIVTFIDTPGAYADLKSEELGQGEAIANNLRTMFGLKVPILSIVIGEGGSGGALAIGCANKMLMLENAVFYVASPEACAAILWNSSKAAPEAAEKLRITSRELVKLNVADGIIPEPLGGAHADPSWTSQQIKIAINENMNEFGKMSGEELLKHRMAKYRKIGVFIENAPVEPEIKVNMKRRDAVVSNSRKLEGEVEKLKEQILKAKETSSSEDQPSSEVLNEMIKKLKSEIDDEYTEAARTMGLEERLTAMRGEFSKASEEEHLVHPILIEKIEKLKEEFNTRLSEAPNYESLKSKLDMLRDFSRAKAALEAASVKNEINKRFQEAVDRPEVREKVEAIKAEVASSGASSFEELSDELKEKVLKTKGEVEAEMAGVLKSMALELEAVKPNVAEQIFVPSENIQEKVEKLNREISEKIEEVVRAPEIKSMVELLKVENAKASQTPGDTKVSQKIETLEQQIKQKIADALSMSGLQEKQEELEKELAVAREVAAVKSEESLKEDDDDDDGSESEKPEIINPHFA, from the exons ATGGCTTCAATGTCTCATTCATCCATAGCATTGTGTGGAgcttctgcttctgcttctgctTCGGACCACCTGCGTAGTTCGACCAATGGTGTCTCACTGAGAACCCTTGGGAGAGCAATGGTTGCATCCACCAAAAGAAACAACCTGTACGTGACAGCTCGCCTCAAGAAAGGCAAAAAGTTCGATCACCCCTGGCCTTCCAACCCCGACCCGAACGTCAAAGGAGGAGTCTTGTCTTACCTCTCCACTTTCAAACCCTTGGGGGACACTCAAAAGCCCGTCACTCTTGATTTCGAGAAGCCACTCGTTGAGCTCGAGAAGAAGATTGTCGAT GTGAGGAAGATGGCGGCTGAAACTGGTTTGGACTTCACTGATCAGATCATCACTTTGGAAACCAAGTATAGACAGGCGCTGAAGGATCTTTACACGCATCTCACACCGATACAGCGCGTGAACATTGCACGACATCCCAACCGTCCTACTTTCCTTGATCATATACATAACATCACTGACAAG tttATGGAGCTTCATGGAGACCGGGCGGGGTATGATGATCCAGCCATTGTGACTGGTATTGGAACCATAGATGGGAAACGTTACATGTTCATTGGTCACCAGAAAGGAAGAAACACCAAAGAGAATATAATGCGTAACTTTGGGATGCCTACTCCTCATGG TTACAGGAAGGCGTTACGGATGATGTATTACGCAGACCATCATGGTTTCCCCATTGTGACGTTCATCGACACTCCTGGAGCCTATGCAGATCTTAAATCTGAGGAACTCGGACAG GGTGAAGCGATTGCCAACAATCTGAGGACAATGTTCGGCTTGAAAGTGCCGATTCTTTCTATTGTCATTGGAGAAGGTGGTTCTGGAGGTGCCTTGGCTATTGGCTGTGCTAATAAAATGCTGATGCTTGAAAACGCTGTTTTCTACGTTGCCAG TCCAGAGGCATGTGCAGCGATCTTGTGGAATAGTTCCAAGGCTGCTCCTGAG GCTGCTGAAAAGCTTAGAATTACCTCCAGGGAGTTGGTTAAGCTTAATGTAGCCGATGGAATCATACCT GAACCTCTTGGTGGTGCTCATGCTGATCCTTCATGGACGTCGCAGCAGATAAAGATTGCTATCAATGAAAACATGAAT gagtTTGGAAAAATGAGTGGGGAGGAGCTGCTGAAGCACAGGATGGCTAAGTACAGAAAGATTGGAGTGTTCATTGAGAATGCACCAGTAGAGCCAGAGATTAAAGTCAACATGAAGAGGAGAGATGCTGTGGTCTCCAATAGCCGGAAGCTGGAGGGCGAGGTCGAGAAGCTAAAGGAGCAGATACTGAAAGCGAAGGAGACCTCTTCTTCAGAGGACCAGCCTTCAAGTGAAGTTCTTAACGAGATGATTAAGAAACTTAAATCAGAGATCGATGATGAGTACACTGAAGCTGCAAGAGCAATGGGTTTGGAGGAGAGACTAACAGCAATGCGCGGAGAGTTCTCAAAGGCCAGTGAAGAGGAGCATCTTGTCCACCCTATTCTGATTGAGAAGATTGAGAAGCTTAAAGAAGAGTTCAACACACGTTTGAGTGAAGCACCTAACTACGAGAGCCTCAAATCTAAGCTGGACATGTTGAGAGACTTTTCAAGAGCCAAGGCAGCTTCAGAAGCTGCTTCAGTGAAGAATGAGATCAATAAGCGGTTTCAAGAAGCTGTGGACCGTCCTGAAGTTAGAGAGAAGGTTGAGGCGATCAAAGCCGAGGTGGCAAGCTCAGGAGCATCATCTTTTGAAGAGCTGAGTGATGAGCTAAAGGAAAAAGTTTTGAAGACGAAAGGGGAGGTGGAAGCTGAGATGGCTGGTGTGTTGAAGTCAATGGGCCTAGAGCTTGAGGCTGTGAAACCGAATGTGGCTGAGCAGATCTTTGTTCCGAGCGAAAACATTCAAGAGAAAGTTGAAAAGCTGAACCGAGAGATCAGTGAGAAGATTGAGGAGGTGGTGAGGGCACCAGAGATCAAGAGCATGGTTGAGTTGCTGAAAGTGGAGAACGCAAAGGCGAGTCAGACGCCAGGTGATACTAAAGTGAGTCAGAAGATAGAGACTCTTGAGCAGCAGATCAAGCAGAAGATTGCAGATGCTTTGAGCATGTCAGGACTGCAGGAAAAGCAAGAGGAGCTTGAGAAGGAGCTCGCGGTTGCACGTGAAGTAGCTGCAGTGAAATCAGAGGAGAGCTTgaaggaagatgatgatgatgatgatggttcaGAGTCGGAGAAACCAGAGATCATTAACCCCAGCTTCGCCtga
- the LOC106427748 gene encoding acetyl-coenzyme A carboxylase carboxyl transferase subunit alpha, chloroplastic-like isoform X3 produces MASMSHSSIALCGASASASASDHLRSSTNGVSLRTLGRAMVASTKRNNLYVTARLKKGKKFDHPWPSNPDPNVKGGVLSYLSTFKPLGDTQKPVTLDFEKPLVELEKKIVDVRKMAAETGLDFTDQIITLETKYRQALKDLYTHLTPIQRVNIARHPNRPTFLDHIHNITDKFMELHGDRAGYDDPAIVTGIGTIDGKRYMFIGHQKGRNTKENIMRNFGMPTPHGYRKALRMMYYADHHGFPIVTFIDTPGAYADLKSEELGQGEAIANNLRTMFGLKVPILSIVIGEGGSGGALAIGCANKMLMLENAVFYVASPEACAAILWNSSKAAPEAAEKLRITSRELVKLNVADGIIPEPLGGAHADPSWTSQQIKIAINENMNEFGKMSGEELLKHRMAKYRKIGVFIENAPVEPEIKVNMKRRDAVVSNSRKLEGEVEKLKEQILKAKETSSSEDQPSSEVLNEMIKKLKSEIDDEYTEAARAMGLEERLTAMRGEFSKASEEEHLVHPILIEKIEKLKEEFNTRLSEAPNYESLKSKLDMLRDFSRAKAASEAASVKNEINKRFQEAVDRPEVREKVEAIKAEVASSGASSFEELSDELKEKVLKTKGEVEAEMAGVLKSMGLELEAVKPNVAEQIFVPSENIQEKVEKLNREISEKIEEVVRAPEIKSMVELLKVENAKASQTPGDTKVSQKIETLEQQIKQKIADALSMSGLQEKQEELEKELAVAREVAAVKSEESLKEDDDDDDGSESEKPEIINPSFA; encoded by the exons ATGGCTTCAATGTCTCATTCATCCATAGCATTGTGTGGAgcttctgcttctgcttctgctTCGGACCACCTGCGTAGTTCGACCAATGGTGTCTCACTGAGAACCCTTGGGAGAGCAATGGTTGCATCCACCAAAAGAAACAACCTGTACGTGACAGCTCGCCTCAAGAAAGGCAAAAAGTTCGATCACCCCTGGCCTTCCAACCCCGACCCGAACGTCAAAGGAGGAGTCTTGTCTTACCTCTCCACTTTCAAACCCTTGGGGGACACTCAAAAGCCCGTCACTCTTGATTTCGAGAAGCCACTCGTTGAGCTCGAGAAGAAGATTGTCGAT GTGAGGAAGATGGCGGCTGAAACTGGTTTGGACTTCACTGATCAGATCATCACTTTGGAAACCAAGTATAGACAGGCGCTGAAGGATCTTTACACGCATCTCACACCGATACAGCGCGTGAACATTGCACGACATCCCAACCGTCCTACTTTCCTTGATCATATACATAACATCACTGACAAG tttATGGAGCTTCATGGAGACCGGGCGGGGTATGATGATCCAGCCATTGTGACTGGTATTGGAACCATAGATGGGAAACGTTACATGTTCATTGGTCACCAGAAAGGAAGAAACACCAAAGAGAATATAATGCGTAACTTTGGGATGCCTACTCCTCATGG TTACAGGAAGGCGTTACGGATGATGTATTACGCAGACCATCATGGTTTCCCCATTGTGACGTTCATCGACACTCCTGGAGCCTATGCAGATCTTAAATCTGAGGAACTCGGACAG GGTGAAGCGATTGCCAACAATCTGAGGACAATGTTCGGCTTGAAAGTGCCGATTCTTTCTATTGTCATTGGAGAAGGTGGTTCTGGAGGTGCCTTGGCTATTGGCTGTGCTAATAAAATGCTGATGCTTGAAAACGCTGTTTTCTACGTTGCCAG TCCAGAGGCATGTGCAGCGATCTTGTGGAATAGTTCCAAGGCTGCTCCTGAG GCTGCTGAAAAGCTTAGAATTACCTCCAGGGAGTTGGTTAAGCTTAATGTAGCCGATGGAATCATACCT GAACCTCTTGGTGGTGCTCATGCTGATCCTTCATGGACGTCGCAGCAGATAAAGATTGCTATCAATGAAAACATGAAT gagtTTGGAAAAATGAGTGGGGAGGAGCTGCTGAAGCACAGGATGGCTAAGTACAGAAAGATTGGAGTGTTCATTGAGAATGCACCAGTAGAGCCAGAGATTAAAGTCAACATGAAGAGGAGAGATGCTGTGGTCTCCAATAGCCGGAAGCTGGAGGGCGAGGTCGAGAAGCTAAAGGAGCAGATACTGAAAGCGAAGGAGACCTCTTCTTCAGAGGACCAGCCTTCAAGTGAAGTTCTTAACGAGATGATTAAGAAACTTAAATCAGAGATCGATGATGAGTACACTGAAGCTGCAAGAGCAATGGGTTTGGAGGAGAGACTAACAGCAATGCGCGGAGAGTTCTCAAAGGCCAGTGAAGAGGAGCATCTTGTCCACCCTATTCTGATTGAGAAGATTGAGAAGCTTAAAGAAGAGTTCAACACACGTTTGAGTGAAGCACCTAACTACGAGAGCCTCAAATCTAAGCTGGACATGTTGAGAGACTTTTCAAGAGCCAAGGCAGCTTCAGAAGCTGCTTCAGTGAAGAATGAGATCAATAAGCGGTTTCAAGAAGCTGTGGACCGTCCTGAAGTTAGAGAGAAGGTTGAGGCGATCAAAGCCGAGGTGGCAAGCTCAGGAGCATCATCTTTTGAAGAGCTGAGTGATGAGCTAAAGGAAAAAGTTTTGAAGACGAAAGGGGAGGTGGAAGCTGAGATGGCTGGTGTGTTGAAGTCAATGGGCCTAGAGCTTGAGGCTGTGAAACCGAATGTGGCTGAGCAGATCTTTGTTCCGAGCGAAAACATTCAAGAGAAAGTTGAAAAGCTGAACCGAGAGATCAGTGAGAAGATTGAGGAGGTGGTGAGGGCACCAGAGATCAAGAGCATGGTTGAGTTGCTGAAAGTGGAGAACGCAAAGGCGAGTCAGACGCCAGGTGATACTAAAGTGAGTCAGAAGATAGAGACTCTTGAGCAGCAGATCAAGCAGAAGATTGCAGATGCTTTGAGCATGTCAGGACTGCAGGAAAAGCAAGAGGAGCTTGAGAAGGAGCTCGCGGTTGCACGTGAAGTAGCTGCAGTGAAATCAGAGGAGAGCTTgaaggaagatgatgatgatgatgatggttcaGAGTCGGAGAAACCAGAGATCATTAACCCCAGCTTCGCCtga
- the LOC125582927 gene encoding uncharacterized protein LOC125582927, with translation MSSFIPSDYKALDLSGDNYLDWAINTSAVLKSRGLGKCIKYGNDTLACERHRAIMIMRHHLCEDLRDEFGYVNDPHNLWSFLNSRFCEPLLHESKKKWEALRFQDYESVDNYHSDLMRITYSLRLCGELVTNEDLLNKTRDTFHSEEVLLSHQAKGFTTYYDMFSYLLDIEQKKQKRMDNIRRFNDIMEIYYEVLDSEMKIPEANKATFDKKRSEEDSEWTLMDHEVGLYIE, from the coding sequence atgtcgagttTCATACCCTCAGATTACAAAGCCCttgatctctctggagataattatcttgATTGGGCTATAAACACTTCAGCCGTcttgaagtctagaggacttgGGAAGTGCATCAAGTATGGCAATGACACCCTTGCGTGTGAAAGACACAGAGCCATAATGATTATGCGACACCATCTCTGTGAGGACCTAAGAGACGAGTTTGGATATGTTAATGATCCTCATAATCTCTGGTCATTTTTGAATTCTAGATTCTGTGAGCCATTGTTGCacgaatccaagaaaaaatggGAAGCTCTAAGGTTCCAGGATTATGAATCCGTGGACAATTATCACTCTGATCTTATGAGAATCACCTATAGTCTTAGACTATGTGGTGAATTGGTAACAAACGAGGATTTGTTAAACAAAACTCGTGACACATTCCATTCAGAGGAAGTGTTGTTATCACATCAGGCCaaaggtttcaccacctatTATGACATGTTctcatatttattagacattgagCAAAAGAAGCAGAAAAGGATGGATAACATCAGACGGTTTAATGACATCATGGAGATATATTATGAAGTACTAGACAGTGAGATGAAAATCCCTGAAGCTAATAAAGCCACATTTGATAAGAAGAGATCTGAGGAGGATTCCGAGTGGACACTCATGGACCATGAGGTCGGattatacattgaataa